The following are encoded together in the Vigna angularis cultivar LongXiaoDou No.4 chromosome 9, ASM1680809v1, whole genome shotgun sequence genome:
- the LOC108320593 gene encoding uncharacterized protein LOC108320593 isoform X2, whose translation MLLPTSGVVGMNSVMDDMALIQQSQRHNLVVRELGEEIDLEIGPGDDDPSFGNATLIAAPMRESSAEEHGESKQMGMVSQLSNDAQDMSKNQQVKRKKKVVKRWREEWADTYKWAFVDMKDGTPRIFCSVCREYGRKHRRNPYGNEGSRNMQMSALEEHNNSLLHKEALRLQMASKDKIVVDKPVYVKGSILEATLKRDPHEFEFIQAVQEAVQALERVIAKNSRYVNIMERLLEPERMIVFRVSWVDDRGETHVNRGFRVQFNQSMGPCRGGIRFHPSMNLSIAKFLGFEQTLKNALSPYKLGGAAGGSDFDPKGKSDNEIMRFCQSFMSEMYRYLGPDKDLPSEEMGVGTREMGYLFGQYRRLAGHFQGSFTGPRIFWSGSSLRPEATGYGLVFFAQIMLADMNKELKGLRCVVSGSGKIAMHVLEKLIAYGALPISVSDSRGYLVDEDGFDYMKISFLRDIKAQQRSLRDYSKTYARSKYYDEAKPWSERCDVAFACASHNEIDQSDAINLVNSGCRILVEGSNMPCTPDAVQIFRKASVLIAPAMAAGAGGVVAGELELNHECSLMHWSPEDFESKLQEAMKQTYQRAIKAATDFGYQKESPEALVHGAVISAFLTIAQAMTDQGSI comes from the exons ATGTTGTTGCCAACCAGTGGAGTAGTAGGGATGAATTCTGTAATGGATGATATGGCTTTGATTCAACAAAGTCAGAGACATAATTTGGTTGTGAGAGAACTTGGTGAGGAGATTGATTTAGAAATTGGACCTGGGGATGATGACCCTTCGTTTGGTAATGCTACTCTAATTGCAGCACCAATGCGGGAATCTTCCGCAGAAGAACATGGTGAGAGCAAGCAGATGGGGATGGTTTCTCAACTTTCTAATGATGCTCAAGATATGTCCAAGAACCAGCAagtgaaaaggaagaaaaaggtTGTTAAAAGATGGAGAGAAGAATGGGCGGACACCTATAAATGGGCTTTTGTAGATATGAAGGATGGGACACCTAGGATTTTCTGCTCTGTCTGCAGGGAGTATGGGCGAAAGCATAGAAGAAATCCTTATGGGAATGAGGGCAGTCGTAATATGCAAATGAGTGCTCTGGAAGAACACAATAACAGTTTGCTTCACAAAGAGGCTCTTCGTCTTCAAATGGCCTCCAAAGATAAAATTGTGGTTGACAAGCCTGTTTACGTAAAAG GATCAATACTTGAAGCTACACTAAAAAGGGATCCTCATGAGTTTGAATTCATTCAGGCAGTCCAGGAAGCAGTTCAAGCCCTTGAAAGAGTCATAGCAAAAAATTCTCG ATATGTTAATATAATGGAGCGCTTGTTGGAACCTGAACGAATGATTGTTTTTCGAGTATCATGGGTGGATGATAGGGGTGAGACACATGTAAATCGAGGCTTTAGGGTACAATTTAACCAGTCGATGGGTCCATGTAGGGGAGGTATTCGTTTTCATCCATCAATGAATTTAAGTATTGCCAAGTTCCTTGGTTTTGAACAG ACTTTAAAGAATGCCTTATCGCCATACAAATTAGGAGGAGCAGCTGGTGGAAGTGATTTTGATCCAAAAGGAAAAAGTGATAATGAg ATTATGCGATTTTGCCAAAGTTTCATGAGTGAGATGTATCGCTACCTAGGGCCTGACAAG GACCTTCCATCAGAGGAAATGGGTGTTGGTACTCGAGAAATGGGATATCTTTTTGGACAGTATAGACGTCTCGCTGGTCATTTTCAG GGAAGTTTTACAGGGCCAAGGATCTTTTGGTCTGGCTCCAGTCTTCGACCTGAAGCTACTGGCTATGGACTG GTTTTCTTTGCGCAGATCATGCTTGCTGACATGAATAAAGAACTTAAAGGATTaag ATGTGTTGTGAGCGGCTCTGGAAAGATTGCAATGCATGTTTTGGAGAAGCTAATTGCTTATGGTGCACTTCCCATTTCAGTATCAg ATTCCAGAGGATATTTGGTTGATGAGGATGGATTTGACTACATGAAAATATCATTTCTGAGAGACATCAAAGCTCAGCAAAGAAGTTTGCG AGACTATTCAAAAACCTATGCTCGGTCCAAATATTATGATGAAGCAAAACCGTGGAGTGAAAGGTGTGATGTTGCATTTGCTTGTGCTTCACATAATGAAATTGATCAATCTGATGCCATTAACTTGGTTAATTCAGGTTGTCGTATACTTGTAGAAG GTTCAAACATGCCTTGTACCCCTGACGCAGTTCAGATTTTCAGAAAAGCTAGTGTTCTCATTGCTCCTGCAATGGCTGCTGGTGCTGGAGGG GTTGTAGCTGGAGAACTTGAACTGAATcatgaatgcagtttgatgCACTGGTCACCGGAGGACTTTGAATCTAAATTGCAG GAAGCAATGAAACAGACTTATCAGAGAGCTATAAAAGCTGCAACTGACTTTGGTTATCAAAAAGAAAGCCCTGa GGCTCTGGTGCATGGAGCAGTCATATCTGCCTTTCTAACCATTGCCCAAGCCATGACTGATCAAGGTTCTATATAG
- the LOC108320593 gene encoding uncharacterized protein LOC108320593 isoform X1: MLLPTSGVVGMNSVMDDMALIQQSQRHNLVVRELGEEIDLEIGPGDDDPSFGNATLIAAPMRESSAEEHGESKQMGMVSQLSNDAQDMSKNQQVKRKKKVVKRWREEWADTYKWAFVDMKDGTPRIFCSVCREYGRKHRRNPYGNEGSRNMQMSALEEHNNSLLHKEALRLQMASKDKIVVDKPVYVKAGSILEATLKRDPHEFEFIQAVQEAVQALERVIAKNSRYVNIMERLLEPERMIVFRVSWVDDRGETHVNRGFRVQFNQSMGPCRGGIRFHPSMNLSIAKFLGFEQTLKNALSPYKLGGAAGGSDFDPKGKSDNEIMRFCQSFMSEMYRYLGPDKDLPSEEMGVGTREMGYLFGQYRRLAGHFQGSFTGPRIFWSGSSLRPEATGYGLVFFAQIMLADMNKELKGLRCVVSGSGKIAMHVLEKLIAYGALPISVSDSRGYLVDEDGFDYMKISFLRDIKAQQRSLRDYSKTYARSKYYDEAKPWSERCDVAFACASHNEIDQSDAINLVNSGCRILVEGSNMPCTPDAVQIFRKASVLIAPAMAAGAGGVVAGELELNHECSLMHWSPEDFESKLQEAMKQTYQRAIKAATDFGYQKESPEALVHGAVISAFLTIAQAMTDQGSI; this comes from the exons ATGTTGTTGCCAACCAGTGGAGTAGTAGGGATGAATTCTGTAATGGATGATATGGCTTTGATTCAACAAAGTCAGAGACATAATTTGGTTGTGAGAGAACTTGGTGAGGAGATTGATTTAGAAATTGGACCTGGGGATGATGACCCTTCGTTTGGTAATGCTACTCTAATTGCAGCACCAATGCGGGAATCTTCCGCAGAAGAACATGGTGAGAGCAAGCAGATGGGGATGGTTTCTCAACTTTCTAATGATGCTCAAGATATGTCCAAGAACCAGCAagtgaaaaggaagaaaaaggtTGTTAAAAGATGGAGAGAAGAATGGGCGGACACCTATAAATGGGCTTTTGTAGATATGAAGGATGGGACACCTAGGATTTTCTGCTCTGTCTGCAGGGAGTATGGGCGAAAGCATAGAAGAAATCCTTATGGGAATGAGGGCAGTCGTAATATGCAAATGAGTGCTCTGGAAGAACACAATAACAGTTTGCTTCACAAAGAGGCTCTTCGTCTTCAAATGGCCTCCAAAGATAAAATTGTGGTTGACAAGCCTGTTTACGTAAAAG CAGGATCAATACTTGAAGCTACACTAAAAAGGGATCCTCATGAGTTTGAATTCATTCAGGCAGTCCAGGAAGCAGTTCAAGCCCTTGAAAGAGTCATAGCAAAAAATTCTCG ATATGTTAATATAATGGAGCGCTTGTTGGAACCTGAACGAATGATTGTTTTTCGAGTATCATGGGTGGATGATAGGGGTGAGACACATGTAAATCGAGGCTTTAGGGTACAATTTAACCAGTCGATGGGTCCATGTAGGGGAGGTATTCGTTTTCATCCATCAATGAATTTAAGTATTGCCAAGTTCCTTGGTTTTGAACAG ACTTTAAAGAATGCCTTATCGCCATACAAATTAGGAGGAGCAGCTGGTGGAAGTGATTTTGATCCAAAAGGAAAAAGTGATAATGAg ATTATGCGATTTTGCCAAAGTTTCATGAGTGAGATGTATCGCTACCTAGGGCCTGACAAG GACCTTCCATCAGAGGAAATGGGTGTTGGTACTCGAGAAATGGGATATCTTTTTGGACAGTATAGACGTCTCGCTGGTCATTTTCAG GGAAGTTTTACAGGGCCAAGGATCTTTTGGTCTGGCTCCAGTCTTCGACCTGAAGCTACTGGCTATGGACTG GTTTTCTTTGCGCAGATCATGCTTGCTGACATGAATAAAGAACTTAAAGGATTaag ATGTGTTGTGAGCGGCTCTGGAAAGATTGCAATGCATGTTTTGGAGAAGCTAATTGCTTATGGTGCACTTCCCATTTCAGTATCAg ATTCCAGAGGATATTTGGTTGATGAGGATGGATTTGACTACATGAAAATATCATTTCTGAGAGACATCAAAGCTCAGCAAAGAAGTTTGCG AGACTATTCAAAAACCTATGCTCGGTCCAAATATTATGATGAAGCAAAACCGTGGAGTGAAAGGTGTGATGTTGCATTTGCTTGTGCTTCACATAATGAAATTGATCAATCTGATGCCATTAACTTGGTTAATTCAGGTTGTCGTATACTTGTAGAAG GTTCAAACATGCCTTGTACCCCTGACGCAGTTCAGATTTTCAGAAAAGCTAGTGTTCTCATTGCTCCTGCAATGGCTGCTGGTGCTGGAGGG GTTGTAGCTGGAGAACTTGAACTGAATcatgaatgcagtttgatgCACTGGTCACCGGAGGACTTTGAATCTAAATTGCAG GAAGCAATGAAACAGACTTATCAGAGAGCTATAAAAGCTGCAACTGACTTTGGTTATCAAAAAGAAAGCCCTGa GGCTCTGGTGCATGGAGCAGTCATATCTGCCTTTCTAACCATTGCCCAAGCCATGACTGATCAAGGTTCTATATAG
- the LOC108320593 gene encoding uncharacterized protein LOC108320593 isoform X4 — protein MLLPTSGVVGMNSVMDDMALIQQSQRHNLVVRELGEEIDLEIGPGDDDPSFGNATLIAAPMRESSAEEHGESKQMGMVSQLSNDAQDMSKNQQVKRKKKVVKRWREEWADTYKWAFVDMKDGTPRIFCSVCREYGRKHRRNPYGNEGSRNMQMSALEEHNNSLLHKEALRLQMASKDKIVVDKPVYVKAGSILEATLKRDPHEFEFIQAVQEAVQALERVIAKNSRYVNIMERLLEPERMIVFRVSWVDDRGETHVNRGFRVQFNQSMGPCRGGIRFHPSMNLSIAKFLGFEQTLKNALSPYKLGGAAGGSDFDPKGKSDNEIMRFCQSFMSEMYRYLGPDKDLPSEEMGVGTREMGYLFGQYRRLAGHFQGSFTGPRIFWSGSSLRPEATGYGLVFFAQIMLADMNKELKGLRCVVSGSGKIAMHVLEKLIAYGALPISVSEDIWLMRMDLTT, from the exons ATGTTGTTGCCAACCAGTGGAGTAGTAGGGATGAATTCTGTAATGGATGATATGGCTTTGATTCAACAAAGTCAGAGACATAATTTGGTTGTGAGAGAACTTGGTGAGGAGATTGATTTAGAAATTGGACCTGGGGATGATGACCCTTCGTTTGGTAATGCTACTCTAATTGCAGCACCAATGCGGGAATCTTCCGCAGAAGAACATGGTGAGAGCAAGCAGATGGGGATGGTTTCTCAACTTTCTAATGATGCTCAAGATATGTCCAAGAACCAGCAagtgaaaaggaagaaaaaggtTGTTAAAAGATGGAGAGAAGAATGGGCGGACACCTATAAATGGGCTTTTGTAGATATGAAGGATGGGACACCTAGGATTTTCTGCTCTGTCTGCAGGGAGTATGGGCGAAAGCATAGAAGAAATCCTTATGGGAATGAGGGCAGTCGTAATATGCAAATGAGTGCTCTGGAAGAACACAATAACAGTTTGCTTCACAAAGAGGCTCTTCGTCTTCAAATGGCCTCCAAAGATAAAATTGTGGTTGACAAGCCTGTTTACGTAAAAG CAGGATCAATACTTGAAGCTACACTAAAAAGGGATCCTCATGAGTTTGAATTCATTCAGGCAGTCCAGGAAGCAGTTCAAGCCCTTGAAAGAGTCATAGCAAAAAATTCTCG ATATGTTAATATAATGGAGCGCTTGTTGGAACCTGAACGAATGATTGTTTTTCGAGTATCATGGGTGGATGATAGGGGTGAGACACATGTAAATCGAGGCTTTAGGGTACAATTTAACCAGTCGATGGGTCCATGTAGGGGAGGTATTCGTTTTCATCCATCAATGAATTTAAGTATTGCCAAGTTCCTTGGTTTTGAACAG ACTTTAAAGAATGCCTTATCGCCATACAAATTAGGAGGAGCAGCTGGTGGAAGTGATTTTGATCCAAAAGGAAAAAGTGATAATGAg ATTATGCGATTTTGCCAAAGTTTCATGAGTGAGATGTATCGCTACCTAGGGCCTGACAAG GACCTTCCATCAGAGGAAATGGGTGTTGGTACTCGAGAAATGGGATATCTTTTTGGACAGTATAGACGTCTCGCTGGTCATTTTCAG GGAAGTTTTACAGGGCCAAGGATCTTTTGGTCTGGCTCCAGTCTTCGACCTGAAGCTACTGGCTATGGACTG GTTTTCTTTGCGCAGATCATGCTTGCTGACATGAATAAAGAACTTAAAGGATTaag ATGTGTTGTGAGCGGCTCTGGAAAGATTGCAATGCATGTTTTGGAGAAGCTAATTGCTTATGGTGCACTTCCCATTTCAGTATCAg AGGATATTTGGTTGATGAGGATGGATTTGACTACATGA
- the LOC108320593 gene encoding uncharacterized protein LOC108320593 isoform X3: protein MLLPTSGVVGMNSVMDDMALIQQSQRHNLVVRELGEEIDLEIGPGDDDPSFGNATLIAAPMRESSAEEHGESKQMGMVSQLSNDAQDMSKNQQVKRKKKVVKRWREEWADTYKWAFVDMKDGTPRIFCSVCREYGRKHRRNPYGNEGSRNMQMSALEEHNNSLLHKEALRLQMASKDKIVVDKPVYVKAGSILEATLKRDPHEFEFIQAVQEAVQALERVIAKNSRYVNIMERLLEPERMIVFRVSWVDDRGETHVNRGFRVQFNQSMGPCRGGIRFHPSMNLSIAKFLGFEQTLKNALSPYKLGGAAGGSDFDPKGKSDNEIMRFCQSFMSEMYRYLGPDKDLPSEEMGVGTREMGYLFGQYRRLAGHFQGSFTGPRIFWSGSSLRPEATGYGLVFFAQIMLADMNKELKGLRCVVSGSGKIAMHVLEKLIAYGALPISVSDSRGYLVDEDGFDYMKISFLRDIKAQQRSLRDYSKTYARSKYYDEAKPWSERYILIEATCSIQIPGSNMPCTPDAVQIFRKASVLIAPAMAAGAGGVVAGELELNHECSLMHWSPEDFESKLQEAMKQTYQRAIKAATDFGYQKESPEALVHGAVISAFLTIAQAMTDQGSI from the exons ATGTTGTTGCCAACCAGTGGAGTAGTAGGGATGAATTCTGTAATGGATGATATGGCTTTGATTCAACAAAGTCAGAGACATAATTTGGTTGTGAGAGAACTTGGTGAGGAGATTGATTTAGAAATTGGACCTGGGGATGATGACCCTTCGTTTGGTAATGCTACTCTAATTGCAGCACCAATGCGGGAATCTTCCGCAGAAGAACATGGTGAGAGCAAGCAGATGGGGATGGTTTCTCAACTTTCTAATGATGCTCAAGATATGTCCAAGAACCAGCAagtgaaaaggaagaaaaaggtTGTTAAAAGATGGAGAGAAGAATGGGCGGACACCTATAAATGGGCTTTTGTAGATATGAAGGATGGGACACCTAGGATTTTCTGCTCTGTCTGCAGGGAGTATGGGCGAAAGCATAGAAGAAATCCTTATGGGAATGAGGGCAGTCGTAATATGCAAATGAGTGCTCTGGAAGAACACAATAACAGTTTGCTTCACAAAGAGGCTCTTCGTCTTCAAATGGCCTCCAAAGATAAAATTGTGGTTGACAAGCCTGTTTACGTAAAAG CAGGATCAATACTTGAAGCTACACTAAAAAGGGATCCTCATGAGTTTGAATTCATTCAGGCAGTCCAGGAAGCAGTTCAAGCCCTTGAAAGAGTCATAGCAAAAAATTCTCG ATATGTTAATATAATGGAGCGCTTGTTGGAACCTGAACGAATGATTGTTTTTCGAGTATCATGGGTGGATGATAGGGGTGAGACACATGTAAATCGAGGCTTTAGGGTACAATTTAACCAGTCGATGGGTCCATGTAGGGGAGGTATTCGTTTTCATCCATCAATGAATTTAAGTATTGCCAAGTTCCTTGGTTTTGAACAG ACTTTAAAGAATGCCTTATCGCCATACAAATTAGGAGGAGCAGCTGGTGGAAGTGATTTTGATCCAAAAGGAAAAAGTGATAATGAg ATTATGCGATTTTGCCAAAGTTTCATGAGTGAGATGTATCGCTACCTAGGGCCTGACAAG GACCTTCCATCAGAGGAAATGGGTGTTGGTACTCGAGAAATGGGATATCTTTTTGGACAGTATAGACGTCTCGCTGGTCATTTTCAG GGAAGTTTTACAGGGCCAAGGATCTTTTGGTCTGGCTCCAGTCTTCGACCTGAAGCTACTGGCTATGGACTG GTTTTCTTTGCGCAGATCATGCTTGCTGACATGAATAAAGAACTTAAAGGATTaag ATGTGTTGTGAGCGGCTCTGGAAAGATTGCAATGCATGTTTTGGAGAAGCTAATTGCTTATGGTGCACTTCCCATTTCAGTATCAg ATTCCAGAGGATATTTGGTTGATGAGGATGGATTTGACTACATGAAAATATCATTTCTGAGAGACATCAAAGCTCAGCAAAGAAGTTTGCG AGACTATTCAAAAACCTATGCTCGGTCCAAATATTATGATGAAGCAAAACCGTGGAGTGAAAG GTATATTCTAATAGAAGCTACTTGTTCAATTCAAATACCAGGTTCAAACATGCCTTGTACCCCTGACGCAGTTCAGATTTTCAGAAAAGCTAGTGTTCTCATTGCTCCTGCAATGGCTGCTGGTGCTGGAGGG GTTGTAGCTGGAGAACTTGAACTGAATcatgaatgcagtttgatgCACTGGTCACCGGAGGACTTTGAATCTAAATTGCAG GAAGCAATGAAACAGACTTATCAGAGAGCTATAAAAGCTGCAACTGACTTTGGTTATCAAAAAGAAAGCCCTGa GGCTCTGGTGCATGGAGCAGTCATATCTGCCTTTCTAACCATTGCCCAAGCCATGACTGATCAAGGTTCTATATAG
- the LOC108320411 gene encoding uncharacterized protein LOC108320411, whose product MTDFKQEQDMEIEALEAILMDEFKEIHPGESGLNTSSRCFQIKVVAQDDDTDGPITNPAQLALIFSHTERYPDEPPLLNLKSLQGIHIEDLRILKEKLLQEASENLGMAMIYTLVTSAKEWLSDRFCQDSVDGSTEVEEAAKDDIVIPHGEPVTVETFLAWRERFEAELALERAKLMPESVLTAPKEKKLSGRQWFESGRAKGVAAVNEESDLEDEEDIDFDEDDFEDDDEEDMLEHYLAEKSDSSAHSSRRAS is encoded by the exons ATGACGG ACTTCAAACAAGAACAAGATATGGAGATTGAAGCATTAGAAGCTATACTTATGGATGAATTCAAAG AAATACACCCTGGTGAAAGTGGCTTAAATACTTCCAGTAGGTGCTTCCAAATAAAGGTTGTTGCGCAG GACGACGATACTGATGGGCCAATAACTAATCCAG CTCAACTGGCTTTGATATTTTCACACACAGAAAGATATCCCGATGAACCTCcccttttaaatttgaaaag TTTGCAAGGAATACATATTGAAGATCTaaggattttgaaagaaaaacttCTACAAGAG GCTTCTGAAAATCTTGGTATGGCTATGATATACACACTTGTTACCTCAGCTAAAGAGTGGCTGTCTGACCGGTTCTGTCAAGACTCTGTTGATGGGAGTACTGAAGTAGAAGAGGCAGCCAAAGATGAT ATAGTGATACCCCACGGAGAACCAGTTACTGTTGAAACATTTTTGGCATGGAGAGAAAGGTTTGAAGCGGAACTAGCATTGGAACGAGCCAA GCTAATGCCCGAATCTGTGCTCACAGCGCCTAAGGAAAAGAAGCTCAGTGGTAGACAATGGTTTGAAAGTGGAAGAGCG AAAGGTGTGGCTGCTGTCAATGAGGAATCTGATCTGGAGGACGAGGAAGATATTGACTTTgatgaagatgattttgaag ATGATGACGAGGAGGATATGCTTGAGCATTATCTGGCAGAAAAATCTGATTCATCCGCACATTCTTCCAGGAGAGCTAGTTAA